Proteins from one Corynebacterium testudinoris genomic window:
- a CDS encoding inositol monophosphatase family protein, with protein sequence MDARELLVVAEAVVDDAEAMFIAGLGADPAHWKQPGEFATEVDLAIEAMLRQMLTQFTGIPVLGEEAGGLLTADPVWVVDPIDGTSNYAAGNPMCSILISLLVDYQPVVALTSMPLLGQRVTAFEGSPLIINGRPSTPLAESREMVAQVGFSSVASQVSSTFPSLLRQGLLAELAATYLRPRITGSVGVDLAFTAQGIFGGAVSFSPYVWDNAAGVMLVKAAGGVVTDTEGNDWTPESIGVVAGTSRAHEAIMSTMDAILNS encoded by the coding sequence ATGGATGCGCGGGAGCTGCTGGTCGTTGCCGAGGCCGTCGTCGATGACGCGGAGGCGATGTTCATCGCCGGCCTGGGGGCGGACCCTGCGCATTGGAAGCAACCCGGGGAGTTCGCCACCGAGGTCGACCTGGCCATCGAGGCAATGCTGCGGCAGATGCTCACCCAATTCACCGGCATACCCGTGCTGGGGGAGGAGGCCGGTGGGTTGCTCACCGCCGACCCCGTGTGGGTGGTCGACCCCATCGACGGCACCTCGAACTATGCCGCCGGCAACCCCATGTGCTCCATCCTTATTTCCCTGCTCGTGGACTACCAGCCCGTCGTGGCGCTGACGAGCATGCCGCTGCTGGGCCAGCGGGTGACGGCTTTCGAGGGCTCGCCGCTCATCATCAACGGGCGCCCCTCCACCCCGCTGGCGGAATCGCGGGAAATGGTCGCCCAAGTCGGCTTTTCCTCCGTGGCATCCCAGGTCAGTTCCACCTTCCCTTCGCTGCTGCGCCAGGGGCTCTTGGCCGAGCTGGCCGCGACCTACCTGCGGCCGCGGATCACCGGGTCCGTCGGCGTTGACCTCGCCTTCACCGCCCAGGGCATCTTCGGCGGTGCCGTGAGTTTTTCCCCTTACGTGTGGGACAACGCCGCCGGCGTCATGCTGGTCAAGGCGGCCGGGGGAGTGGTCACCGATACCGAAGGCAATGACTGGACGCCAGAGTCCATCGGGGTCGTGGCGGGGACTAGTCGGGCGCATGAAGCGATCATGAGTACCATGGACGCGATCCTCAATTCCTGA